The following DNA comes from Streptococcus pasteurianus.
TGATTCAGTTTAATTTGGCAAATCTAAAAGGGATTGTGGTTTCGGGTGGTCAATATAAAATGAAGGGGAATTTAGCTTTTTATATGCAATATCTACTTTTTGCTTGCACCCCAGCTCGGGTATTTGAAAAACAAGGTGTTGACAAACATGCCATGAAATCATTTTACGGAGGGCTTTCACAGTTCAATTTAGCTAAAGTATTAACAGAGGTTGAGTTACCAGTTCAACTTATTTGTGGCCAAAATGATAAGGCAAACTTACCAGCAGCAAAAGCCATGCACAAACTAATGACTAATTCACAGTTGAACATTATCCCAGATAGTGGGCATGTGTTAAATACAGAGTGTCCAGATGATTTTGCTAATATTATTAAAAACTTTCTAAATAGAATCATGTAGTCAATCTAGGCAAATTTTTAATAAAAAAACGCTATGAGCAATCTAACTCATAGCATTTTTTATACTTTTTTCAGCAATTAGTGAGAAACACGTTTGCGGGCTGCTTTTTTACGGTTTTCTTGAATGAAAGCAGCTTTTTCTTCTTCAGGATCAATAATGTTTTTCTTAATTGCAAAAACAGCGCCAGCAACAGTAGCAGCAGTAGCTACAACTCCAGTAGCAAGTCCTTTAGCAAATGCAAATTTTTTAGCCATAATAATTTTCCTCCTTACTGATAAGAACAGCGGGCAAAATCGATAATACCCATTATTAAGCAACGGAACGCAAACTTCTTGTCCAATCGCCTTTATGTTATAATAATGGTAACGAAAAATGACTTAAAATTCAAGTGAAAACGTTATTTTTATTAAAAAATAGGGCTTAGGACGGATATAAAGACGAGATGTCAGAAAAAATAAAATTAATTGTAGTAGTTGGTCCGACAGCTGTTGGAAAAACAGCTTTGGGAATTGAGTTGGCACAACAATTTAATGGTGAAATTATCAGCGGTGATAGCCAACAAGTTTACCGCCATTTGAACATTGGAACGGCTAAGGCAACTCCTGAAGAGCAGGCGGCAGTACCGCATCATTTAATCGATGTGCGTGATGTTGATGCCAATT
Coding sequences within:
- a CDS encoding alpha/beta fold hydrolase encodes the protein MKIVFLHGLGQDETSWDEVIKALPNHDCLSVKLFERDVFPTDFKVLEDKILSILESIDEDFILVGLSLGGMLALDMIQFNLANLKGIVVSGGQYKMKGNLAFYMQYLLFACTPARVFEKQGVDKHAMKSFYGGLSQFNLAKVLTEVELPVQLICGQNDKANLPAAKAMHKLMTNSQLNIIPDSGHVLNTECPDDFANIIKNFLNRIM
- a CDS encoding DUF3042 family protein, with the protein product MAKKFAFAKGLATGVVATAATVAGAVFAIKKNIIDPEEEKAAFIQENRKKAARKRVSH